The Streptomyces sp. NBC_00670 genome window below encodes:
- a CDS encoding aldo/keto reductase, which yields MDEREFRRSGQHASVVGLGTWQLGADWGDVDDKDAHEVLEAAAESGVTFFDTADVYGDGRSEQTIAAFLLGRPDLHVLVATKMGRRVDQIPENYVLDNFRAWNDRSRRNLGVDCVDLVQLHCPPTPVYSSDEVFDALDTLVDEGRIAAYGVSVETCEEALAAIARPNVASVQIILNPFRMKPLRQVLPAAREAGVGIIARVPLASGLLSGRYTKDTVFGENDHRTFNRHGEAFDQGETFSGVDFATGVEAAAEFAALAPEGYTPAQTALAWIIQQPGVTTVIPGARSADQARANAAVGHLPELSADTLRAIGELYDRRIKAQVEPRW from the coding sequence ATGGACGAGCGTGAATTTCGCAGGTCGGGTCAGCACGCGTCGGTCGTCGGGCTGGGTACGTGGCAGCTCGGCGCCGACTGGGGCGACGTCGACGACAAGGACGCCCACGAGGTGCTGGAGGCCGCCGCCGAGTCGGGCGTGACCTTCTTCGACACGGCCGACGTGTACGGCGACGGGCGCAGCGAGCAGACGATCGCCGCGTTCCTGCTGGGGCGGCCCGATCTGCACGTGCTGGTGGCCACCAAGATGGGCCGCCGGGTGGACCAGATCCCCGAGAACTACGTGCTCGACAACTTCCGCGCCTGGAACGACCGTTCCCGCCGCAACCTCGGCGTCGACTGCGTCGACCTGGTGCAGCTGCACTGTCCGCCGACGCCCGTCTACTCCTCCGACGAGGTGTTCGACGCGCTGGACACCCTCGTGGACGAGGGCCGGATCGCCGCGTACGGGGTGAGCGTCGAGACGTGCGAGGAGGCGCTGGCGGCGATCGCCCGGCCGAACGTGGCGAGCGTGCAGATCATCCTCAATCCGTTCCGCATGAAGCCGCTGCGGCAGGTGCTGCCCGCGGCCCGGGAGGCCGGGGTCGGCATCATCGCCCGCGTTCCGCTCGCCTCCGGGCTGCTGTCCGGCCGGTACACGAAGGACACGGTCTTCGGCGAGAACGACCACCGGACGTTCAACCGGCACGGTGAGGCGTTCGACCAGGGCGAGACCTTCTCGGGCGTCGACTTCGCCACGGGCGTGGAGGCGGCGGCGGAGTTCGCGGCGCTGGCCCCCGAGGGGTACACGCCGGCGCAGACGGCGCTGGCGTGGATCATCCAGCAGCCCGGCGTGACGACGGTCATCCCCGGCGCGCGCTCGGCGGACCAGGCCCGTGCGAACGCGGCCGTCGGCCACCTCCCGGAGCTGTCCGCGGACACGCTCCGGGCGATCGGCGAACTGTACGACCGCCGCATCAAGGCCCAGGTCGAGCCCCGCTGGTAG